One region of Sulfuriroseicoccus oceanibius genomic DNA includes:
- a CDS encoding bifunctional folylpolyglutamate synthase/dihydrofolate synthase, with amino-acid sequence MIHAVEPEGRRRDLFLAISKATMNYGEAIDWLYRTQLIGIKLGLENVKRLLAVRLANPAPGVKVVHVAGTNGKGSTCAMIDAIARASGMRCGLFTSPHLVDFCERMRVGGEMPTREFVADELTTIREAVKDWENHPTFFEITLVLAMRYFRERSVEMIVLETGMGGRLDATNAIPKDVAVIMPVAMDHAEWLGDTLTKVAGEKAGIIQDGVPVVSAPQEPEALTVIEQEANAKRSVLTVIDEPLEGYGIGLAGAHQRWNAAAAVQALHAMGLRLRVDVIRFGLENVVWPGRFERRQVRVADRMVELVMDATHNPHAAESLAATWDSVFGSERKAVVVMGAADKKDVDGVLDHIERIGAEWILVPINSPRSMAPEALAEKLRGRGAGDADAVEDVEGGLQAALQRGADNGMPVLVTGSLFLLGEVTGLLDGGEGPRKSSQ; translated from the coding sequence TTGATTCACGCCGTCGAGCCGGAAGGCCGGCGGCGTGATTTGTTTCTGGCTATCAGCAAAGCGACGATGAACTACGGCGAAGCGATTGATTGGTTGTACCGCACCCAGTTGATAGGGATCAAACTCGGGCTGGAGAATGTGAAGCGCTTGTTGGCGGTGCGGCTGGCGAACCCAGCGCCCGGTGTGAAGGTGGTGCACGTGGCCGGAACGAATGGCAAAGGCTCGACGTGTGCGATGATTGACGCGATTGCGCGGGCGAGTGGAATGCGCTGCGGGCTCTTTACGTCGCCGCATTTGGTGGATTTCTGCGAGCGGATGCGGGTCGGAGGAGAGATGCCGACACGTGAGTTTGTGGCGGACGAGCTCACGACGATCCGTGAGGCGGTGAAGGATTGGGAGAACCATCCGACGTTTTTTGAGATTACGCTGGTTTTGGCGATGCGTTATTTCCGTGAGCGATCAGTCGAAATGATCGTGCTGGAAACCGGGATGGGCGGACGCCTGGATGCGACCAATGCGATTCCGAAGGATGTTGCGGTAATTATGCCTGTGGCGATGGACCATGCGGAATGGCTTGGTGACACGCTGACCAAGGTAGCCGGTGAGAAGGCTGGGATTATTCAGGACGGTGTGCCGGTGGTTAGTGCGCCACAGGAGCCGGAGGCGCTGACGGTGATCGAGCAGGAGGCGAATGCGAAGCGATCGGTTTTGACTGTGATCGACGAGCCGTTGGAGGGATACGGAATTGGCTTGGCTGGCGCGCATCAGCGCTGGAATGCGGCGGCGGCTGTGCAGGCATTGCATGCGATGGGCTTGCGGCTGCGGGTGGATGTGATCCGGTTTGGCTTGGAGAATGTGGTGTGGCCGGGACGCTTTGAGCGGCGTCAGGTGCGTGTTGCCGACCGGATGGTCGAATTGGTGATGGATGCGACGCACAACCCGCACGCGGCCGAATCATTGGCGGCGACCTGGGATTCGGTGTTTGGCTCCGAGCGTAAAGCGGTGGTGGTGATGGGGGCGGCGGACAAAAAGGATGTCGATGGGGTGTTGGACCACATTGAGCGGATTGGTGCGGAATGGATCTTGGTGCCGATCAATTCTCCGAGGTCCATGGCTCCCGAGGCGCTCGCAGAGAAGTTGCGCGGCCGTGGTGCGGGCGATGCTGATGCGGTGGAGGATGTTGAGGGCGGGCTTCAGGCCGCTTTGCAACGTGGGGCGGACAATGGGATGCCGGTTTTGGTGACGGGCTCGCTTTTCCTTTTGGGGGAAGTTACCGGGTTGCTCGATGGCGGTGAGGGGCCTCGGAAATCGAGCCAGTAA
- a CDS encoding SufE family protein: MSIQDKQQQLLDELSLFQDWTERYEYVIGLGKQLEPMADDSKRDDLLIRGCQSMVWLDASCKDGVMHYQADSDSLITKGMIALFVRVLDGESPEEVLKADMSFVEQTGLKEHLAPTRANALNLMATQMKQRALEFAGK; the protein is encoded by the coding sequence ATGAGTATCCAAGACAAGCAGCAACAACTTCTCGACGAGCTTTCTTTGTTCCAAGACTGGACCGAGCGCTACGAGTACGTGATCGGATTGGGAAAGCAGCTCGAGCCGATGGCTGATGATTCCAAGCGTGATGATCTGTTGATCCGTGGATGTCAGTCGATGGTGTGGCTTGACGCAAGCTGCAAAGATGGAGTGATGCACTACCAGGCGGACTCGGACTCCTTGATCACCAAGGGGATGATCGCGCTTTTTGTGCGTGTGCTGGACGGGGAAAGCCCTGAGGAAGTGCTTAAGGCGGACATGAGCTTTGTCGAACAGACCGGGTTGAAGGAGCATTTGGCGCCAACCCGCGCCAATGCCTTGAACTTGATGGCGACGCAGATGAAGCAGCGCGCACTCGAGTTTGCCGGCAAGTAG